A genome region from Syntrophorhabdus sp. includes the following:
- a CDS encoding ferrous iron transport protein A, with product MRQERRSMPLSAVEAGRKVYIVAVDSGQDLKGRLAAMGLVPGVPVDVILNSARGPFIVAVKGSRVMLGRGMAAKIIVV from the coding sequence ATGCGGCAGGAGCGGCGTTCGATGCCGCTCAGCGCCGTTGAAGCCGGAAGAAAGGTGTATATCGTGGCTGTGGATTCGGGTCAGGATCTCAAGGGCAGGCTGGCGGCGATGGGTTTGGTTCCGGGAGTACCGGTGGATGTGATACTCAATTCGGCGCGGGGGCCCTTTATCGTTGCCGTTAAGGGCAGCCGGGTCATGCTCGGTCGGGGAATGG